The Streptomyces aurantiacus genome includes a region encoding these proteins:
- a CDS encoding RDD family protein, which produces MDNRQVIGSWLSGPRAAAEEAGADFGYRGEQLGLPESGPGSIARPGRRLGALAVDWGLCLLIAYGLITDSYNRAAQVWAPIILFTLIVLTLGTIGCTPGKRLFGLRVVTLATGRVHPLRALLRTILLFLALPALIWDRDGRGLHDRMAGTVEIRV; this is translated from the coding sequence GTGGACAACAGGCAAGTAATCGGATCGTGGCTCTCCGGACCCCGCGCGGCCGCGGAGGAAGCCGGTGCCGACTTCGGATACCGCGGCGAGCAGCTGGGTCTGCCCGAGTCCGGCCCCGGATCGATCGCGCGCCCGGGACGGCGTCTGGGCGCCCTGGCCGTCGACTGGGGCCTGTGCCTCTTGATCGCATACGGCCTGATCACCGACAGCTACAACAGGGCGGCCCAGGTCTGGGCACCGATCATCCTGTTCACGCTGATCGTCCTCACTCTCGGCACGATCGGCTGCACACCGGGCAAGCGGCTCTTCGGCCTGCGGGTGGTCACCCTGGCCACCGGTCGTGTCCATCCGCTGCGCGCCCTGCTGCGCACGATCCTGCTGTTCCTCGCCCTCCCGGCCCTGATCTGGGACCGCGACGGGCGCGGGCTGCACGACCGTATGGCCGGCACGGTCGAGATCAGGGTCTGA
- a CDS encoding DUF4191 domain-containing protein, protein MARKEPAADAANPGRLKQIALTYKMTRKADSKIGLVLAAVGIVTLGVFLAIGFLIGYPIYLGILGLLLAFLATAIVFGRRAERAAFGQMEGQPGAAAAVLDNVGRGWTTTPAVAMNRSQDVVHRAVGKAGIVLVAEGNPNRVKSLLAAEKKKMARIVADVPVHDILVGTGEGQVELKKLRTTMMKLPRVLTGPQVTATNDRLRALGDLMSNMPLPKGPMPKGMRMPRGGKMR, encoded by the coding sequence ATGGCGAGGAAGGAACCCGCAGCGGACGCTGCGAACCCCGGGCGGCTCAAGCAGATCGCCCTGACTTACAAGATGACCCGCAAGGCCGATTCCAAGATCGGTCTTGTACTCGCGGCTGTCGGAATCGTCACCCTCGGTGTCTTCCTCGCGATCGGTTTTTTGATCGGGTACCCGATCTATCTCGGAATTCTCGGCCTGCTGCTGGCTTTCCTCGCGACGGCGATCGTCTTCGGACGCCGCGCCGAGCGTGCGGCCTTCGGGCAGATGGAGGGCCAGCCGGGCGCGGCGGCGGCGGTGCTCGACAATGTCGGGCGCGGCTGGACGACGACTCCGGCCGTGGCGATGAACCGCAGCCAGGACGTGGTCCACCGGGCCGTCGGCAAGGCCGGCATCGTGCTGGTGGCCGAGGGCAACCCGAACCGGGTGAAGAGCCTGCTGGCCGCCGAGAAGAAGAAGATGGCCCGCATCGTCGCGGACGTGCCGGTGCACGACATCCTCGTCGGCACGGGTGAGGGCCAGGTCGAGCTGAAGAAGCTCCGCACGACGATGATGAAGCTCCCGCGGGTCCTGACCGGCCCGCAGGTGACCGCGACCAACGACCGGCTGCGCGCTCTCGGCGACCTGATGAGCAACATGCCGCTCCCCAAGGGCCCGATGCCCAAGGGCATGCGGATGCCGCGCGGCGGCAAGATGCGCTAG
- a CDS encoding SCO2195 family GlnR-regulated protein — MQAAPVRATAIPSFTDALRAVESLLLSSGQRTARRNAWTSVLEDRRRAKDRGEAQRVLEQSFVVRP; from the coding sequence ATGCAGGCAGCGCCCGTACGCGCCACCGCGATTCCGTCGTTCACCGATGCACTCCGTGCCGTCGAATCCCTGCTCCTCAGCAGCGGCCAGCGCACGGCCCGCCGCAACGCCTGGACCTCCGTCCTGGAGGACCGCCGCCGCGCCAAGGACCGGGGCGAGGCGCAGCGCGTCCTGGAGCAGTCCTTCGTCGTCCGCCCCTGA
- the lipA gene encoding lipoyl synthase, with the protein MSAVAPDGRKMLRLEVRNAQTPIERKPEWIKTRAKMGPEYTKMQNLVKSEGLHTVCQEAGCPNIYECWEDREATFLIGGDQCTRRCDFCQIDTGKPEALDRDEPRRVGESVVTMDLNYATITGVARDDLDDGGAWLYAETVRQIHQQTTDRAEGRTKVELLAPDFNAEPAQLAEVFSSRPEVFAHNVETVPRIFKRIRPGFRYERSLKVITEARDYGLVTKSNLILGMGETREEVSEALRQLHEAGCELVTITQYLRPSVRHHPVERWVKPHEFVELKDEADQIGFSGVMSGPLVRSSYRAGRLYQMAIEKRGSYVASQAL; encoded by the coding sequence GTGTCCGCAGTCGCACCCGACGGACGCAAGATGCTGCGCCTGGAGGTCCGGAACGCCCAGACCCCCATCGAGCGCAAGCCCGAGTGGATCAAGACCCGGGCGAAAATGGGTCCCGAGTACACGAAGATGCAGAACCTCGTGAAGAGCGAGGGCCTGCACACGGTCTGCCAGGAGGCGGGCTGCCCCAACATCTACGAGTGCTGGGAGGACCGCGAGGCCACGTTCCTCATCGGTGGCGACCAGTGCACGAGGCGCTGCGACTTCTGCCAGATCGACACGGGCAAGCCCGAGGCGCTGGACCGCGACGAGCCCCGCCGCGTGGGCGAGTCCGTGGTCACCATGGACCTCAACTACGCGACCATCACCGGCGTCGCCCGTGACGACCTCGACGACGGCGGCGCCTGGCTCTACGCGGAGACGGTCCGCCAGATCCACCAGCAGACCACGGACCGCGCCGAGGGCCGGACCAAGGTCGAGCTCCTCGCCCCGGACTTCAACGCCGAGCCGGCCCAGCTCGCCGAGGTCTTCTCCTCCCGCCCGGAGGTCTTCGCACACAACGTGGAGACGGTCCCCCGCATCTTCAAGCGCATCCGCCCCGGCTTCCGCTACGAGCGCTCGCTGAAGGTCATCACGGAGGCCCGCGACTACGGTCTGGTCACGAAGTCGAACCTGATCCTCGGCATGGGCGAGACCCGCGAAGAGGTCAGCGAGGCCCTGCGCCAGCTGCACGAGGCGGGCTGCGAGCTCGTCACCATCACGCAGTACCTGCGGCCCTCCGTGCGCCACCACCCCGTGGAGCGCTGGGTGAAACCGCACGAGTTCGTGGAGCTGAAGGACGAGGCCGACCAGATCGGCTTCTCCGGTGTCATGTCGGGCCCGCTGGTCCGCTCCTCGTACCGGGCCGGCCGTCTCTACCAGATGGCGATCGAGAAGCGCGGATCGTACGTCGCCTCGCAGGCTCTCTGA